In the genome of Microtus pennsylvanicus isolate mMicPen1 chromosome X, mMicPen1.hap1, whole genome shotgun sequence, the window CCTCTTGTCATTTCTGAAGTCTTACACTTTCCTCCCTGCTACCATTCACGCCAGCAGAAGCTCCAGTCTGAGCTGTCTGCCATGTCGCCGTCTCAAGAACCTCCCTACCTctacaccccctcccccaacagccCCTTCTGTAGATGGCAGTCAGACAGTGGTGAAAAGTCAAAACCCTTTTGTAGCTCCTACTCCATTCCCAGTAGGACCTGAAATCTTTATTAGAGCTGGAAGGCCCTAAAAACCGTGTCCCCATCCTTTTTCTGACCCTGTTTCTTGTCGCAGGCCGCATTCTTCACTTTATTTCACCTGTAATGGTCTCCTTGATCTTCAATTGAACACATACCTTTCAGTCAGGTCCATAGACTTCAATTTCTTTTGTCTAGAGCACTCTTTTCCATAATGACTCCATGGCTCACTCCCTTAATGTCCCTCCCCCAGTATTTTTATTCAAATGTTAGCAGTGCCTTCCCTGGGTgttgtattaaaaataatgacaacaccCCTTCCCCTCAAAcattcctctccctcccagctcAGTTATTCTGCACAGCCCTGCTCTGACACTTTTCTTGATGACTTTGAAGGCAGTTTGGTTTACTGCTGTATCCCTCGCTCCTTAACAAATGGAGACCATAAATGAAAGCTTTTGACATCATGAGTTAGTTTTAGGTCAGGATCGGGGAAAGAGCCactatatttgtaaatattagtGAAATGATTAACAGACCATCACAGAGGCTGGTAAGGTATCTAAGATCAGATGGGAGAATCTCAACAGTTGGGAAAGTTAAAAGAGGGATCAGTCAAGGGTAAAGACCCATGCCTAGAGGGTGTCTGGCCTGCGGAAAGCACAGCAAGAGGACCAGTGTCGGCAAAGTGAACTGAAGCAAATAAGGACTGGCTGACTAGGTCACAAAGGGTGATGTGGAGCCAAATCACGTGGAACCTTAGAGGCCGGGATAAAGAATTCAGACTTTACCTTAAGAGCAATGCTCTGCCCTTGAAGTATTTTAAGGAGGGGAACATCATCTGAAACAGTTTTTAGGCTTCAATGTGGAAACTAGAAGCAGGGGACCGATCAATGAGAGTCAGATAGCGAATATGTTTTGAACATAGAGCCAAAAGGAATAAGCAGATTCTTTTGGAAAGTAGAGCAGATGAGAAGTATATTTCAGTATAACTGTCTCTTTCTCAAGGGAGGCTCTGTGACTCTGCATGCTAAATGGTCTAGGGCCCTCTAATAAATACTTCTAGTCAAGTGCGGTAGGTAActcatgcctgtcatctcagcattcagaaggctaaGACAGGATTATCACCAAAGATTTAAGgctagctgggcagtggcggcgcatgcctttaatcccagcacttgggaggcagaggcaggcggatctctgtgagttcgaggccagcctggtctacagagcaaattccaggacagtcagaactacacagagaaaccctgtctcgaaaagcaaaaaaaaaaaaaaaaaaaaaaaaaaaaaaaaaccttaacacTGTTGTTGGCTGTTTAATGACCTCCCCTCATATTCACCAATCAGCTGAGAAgggatttttctattttgttcacaTACATCACCAACTCTTGGCACACAGTAGACACATCGGTAGATGTGTTAGCTTAAAACAAAACTCTTTCAAGAATGATCCCCACCTCCCTAAATCATCTGCCTCCGGACTATGAGCCAGAATAAGAACAGATTCACTCTTGCTTGGTGGGGGGGAGGCAAGTGTGTAAATTTTCTACTGTGGGGACAATCTGGAGGTCCCAGCCTCACCTGTCATCCCAAAGGCAGTGGAAGTCATTTAGTTGCTCATCAAACACCAATCCAGTACCAACCAATACTCTTGTCTCGGGGTCCAGATCCTGCAGgggcaaagaaagaaacacagattcATTCAAGTCCCCAATCAGAGAAAACACTGCATACTGTCCAGCATGGGGAAAATCATTGTTTTGTTTGGTAAAGAAGGCTAAACTGCAGCCAGGATTCTCTCACCAGCCCTTGAAGCCCCACGACCAGGTCTTCTTCAACCGTTTGGCTGAGCttcttcattttccctttcttctttaccTCTGCTAGATTGGGGCTGGAGTGGGATACAGTACCCTTCTTAACACTTCGCTTCTGCCAATCAGAGAGAAAGATCAGAGTCTGGACATGGCTGGCTggctttccctccccccactcatcaGGGCCGGGCTGGAGCCTTACCAAGGTGGCGCTGGAGTCCTGAGGGGGCGACTGGGGATTGTGCCTACTCTTTCGCTGCCTGGTAGAAGAATCTTGGCCGGTGGAGGTCATGGCTGAAGGGCCTTCGCTCCTGGAACGGCTCTAGCAGGGGTGTAGGTTGGTGATGAGGTCCTTGGAGTATCCAGAGGACCCCACATCTCTAACCCTTTCCAGGCCCCGCCCCCATTCTAGACCGCATCCTTCGCGCTGTTCCCTACCAGTGCCTTCTAAACCCCGCCCCTCAAGGCCATCTTCTGCCACAGAGGAAACCTGGTGTCTTCTGTTCTCCTGGACCTCGCTGCTTTTATACGATTCTCCTCCCTCATCTTGCCTTTTCATTAAACAAGGTAATCCCAGGCTCAATCCAGCTCTTCTAAGACCTGCCCTTTCCCAATCACCGCCCCCCACCCCTCTACTTCCCAAGCCCTTTCATACCTCTAGTCCTCGCCCAGAACGCTTGGCTTCCGCAACCTGCCCTCTTCAGCCTATCTCCCCGGACAATCACAGACCCTTCTAGACTGCCAGGCCAGGCTGCAGTGGCCTCGGCACCACCCTTAAAGACCCACTCAACTCCACCTCCTATCGGGCCGAACCCGCACCCGCACCTTCCACACCTTCTGATCACGACCCGATCCTTTCACAGCGTCCCGCTGCTCAGAAGACTGCCCCTTTCGAGCAGAATCCATTAGACCCCACCCCCTTCTCAGAGCCTAACGTTTAACCAAGCTCCCTCCGCCAGTTCCAAGCCACGCCCCCTTTCCACACGGCCATCAAAGCTGGccaatctccccctcccccttcaccCCCTCTCACTACTCACTGAGCGCAGCCCCTTTCTCAAACTCCGCCCTTGGCTCGCACCGCCTAATTCCCGGCGACCTGTGTGGCCCCGGGCACCTGATCCCTTCTTTTCCATTGGGCTGAGCGTTTTAATTTGCCCGCCCACGTCCACCCCACAGCGCGGAGCTAGTCCGCCTCCAACGCCTCTGGCGCACACCACACCTCTCGCGAGTTCACCTAATAGATGAGCGCGGATCGTTCTGCGCCTGCGCAAAGCATGACTCACTGGTTCGAGACCCGGATCTGCCCCTAGCGCTGCGCCCCCCCccaattccccccccccatcaactGCCGCCATTGTTCTGATTGCGATGACTGCCGTTCTCAGTTCCAGGCTTGTCGTTTTAGGAGCCCTACGGACTGGCATCGGTCGTGCTGTGCACTGATTCGAGAGCAAATCAAAGGAGGACGTTCAGAAAGGACATCTTGGGGACTCCTGCGCTGCGCTTGGCGATGACATAGTCGGGTGATTAGTCCGAGATAAAGGCTATGGCTATGGACTAATAAGGCCTGTGGCTGCAGGCAGCCAAAATGACAGTGATGATAAGCGTTGAGAAGTTTCTGAGTTAATAGTCACTACCATGGTACGCAAGAAGTATCTCCAAATGCTAGCTATTAACATTCTGCGAAAATGGGTAGGGGCGCAGAAGGACTCGCTAAGTGGCACACGTTGCAGAAAGCCACAATTCTGTGATGTTTGCATTGTTACGGCTGCTTTGCAGACAACACACAGAGGGACTTAGACCTGCAATCTTGGTCAAGTCACAGCGTtgtcctcagtttccttatctgcaaAATTATGATGCTAGTACCAAGGCCAGAATAGACTTTGGAGGGACGTTTCTCCTGGATAGCAGCTCAACCTACCTGCCCCCTCTGCTGAGTAATCAAACTAATAGCATGTAATGGACTAGGGAGGGAAAATTGTCCCTGTGATTCTTTGGGACGCCCACCCTGTGTCTATCACTCCCACAGGAGCCCAATTTGTCCTCCTGATCTCCCCTTCTCAgtcccccctcccatttcctaCTGGGCTATACGCTGAAGCCCGAAACAAGCCTGGAGTTCAGCATCACTAACTAGCAAATACATTGACAGTACTGTAACCCAGTAGTTAGATCCACTTGCAAATGCCAGTTTCAGCCTCCTCCATTGCCTTAAGGGATACGGGTCTAAATCTacacaaactaaagaaaatatataatgataCATAATGAAGAACATTCGGGGGGGTGTGATAGCTGCAAAGCAATATAGTAAAGATTCTTACAAACAGCGAAGTCTCATTTCTTGTAGAATCATAAGAGGCTCCTGTACAAAAGGAGTCAGTAAATTTTATAAAGGGCCAGAGCAAATAAAGGCTTTGCAGTCACAggtaatcattttttttcttggcttttctgtgtaacaaccctggctgtcctggaaccagctctgtagatcagactggccttgaactcagagatttgcctgcctctgcctccccagtgctaggactaAAAGCACATGTCAATGCccagcatattttatttattttgcctgtgTTTGTGCCAGTGCctaaggaagacagaaaggggcACTGGACTCTccaggagctgaagttacaagtgTGTATGAGCCATTTgatgtgagtgctaggattcaagcgctaagccatctctctgtcccatCAACCATTTAAAATactggttctcaacatgtggggcATGATCCCTTTGAtccctctatctccaaaaatatttacattacaactcataactagcaaaattacagttatgaagtaacaacaaaagtaattttatgactAGGGactcccaccaccatccagcatgctgaatggttttatgtcaacttgacacaagctaaagtcatgtgAGAGgtgggaacctcaattaagaaaatgccttcatcaactgggtgtggtagcacacatctttaatctcagcacttgagaggcagaggcagttggagctgtgtgaatttgaggccaacctggtctacaggccTGTTAAAATGGTCACACAGAGGCAGgttaccttgtctcaaaataaccaaaatcaacaaaagactaggcacaaaccctcatatcaaggctgggtaAGTagccagtaggaggaaaggggtcccaagagcagacaaaagagtcagagacagcccctgctactgctgttaggagccccacaagaacaccaaactaCAGAACTGTTACCTGTATGTAGAGTGCTTAGCACAGTCCCATGCAGGTGCCCTGATTATTGCTCCAGTCTCTATGAGCCCCTTataagccctgcttagttgattctgtgggttgtgttctcctggtgtccttgatccctctgtCTCCTAtaattcttccttcccctctcctgcgggattccctgagctctgcctaatgtttgactgtgggtctctgcatttgcttctatccattgctggatgaagcctctctgagcCCTGTTGGGCTAGACACAGATCTGTTTTTTTAGCTGGccctaaggcattttcttaattagtgattgattcgAAGGGACTGTccaatgtgggtggtgccacccctggacaggtggtcctgggttcttataagaaagcagactgagcaagtcacagggagcaagccggtaagcagcacccctccatggcctctgcatcagctgcctctaggttcctgccctgtgtgagttcctgccctcactgctgttGATGAAGAACTGTTTTCGAGAACTGTGAGCAAAATGTGAAATAaactctctcctccccaagttgcttttggtcatggtgtttcatcacaacaatggTAACCATAACTTGGACAAAAATTGGTACCAGGAATGTTTTTGTTGTGACAAATCTGACCatgttttggggaggattgtaGAACTTTGGAACTTGGAACAAGAAAGCCATTGACTGTTCGGTGTTTATTGAGCTGTTCTGTAGGAgttggaagataagaatgttgtGTTGAGGGCAATGCAGAGATGGAGGCAAGTTTGTAAAGTTTCAGCGAGAagttctgttgttgctgttgtttttgagacatggtttctccgtgtagccctgactgttcagagggaagtttaaagactttattggggccatttg includes:
- the Hdac6 gene encoding protein deacetylase HDAC6 isoform X7, yielding MEKKGSGARGHTGRRELGGASQGRSLRKGLRSSRSRSEGPSAMTSTGQDSSTRQRKSRHNPQSPPQDSSATLKRSVKKGTVSHSSPNLAEVKKKGKMKKLSQTVEEDLVVGLQGLDLDPETRVLVGTGLVFDEQLNDFHCLWDDSFPECPERLHAIKEQLILESLLDRCVSFQARFAEKEELMLVHR